The Fortiea contorta PCC 7126 genome has a segment encoding these proteins:
- a CDS encoding calcium-binding protein, with protein MPNYWYGTPGSDYKVGQDPQNIIFISINDGIDIFYGYEGDDTLFGRNGDDFLYGGDDDDLLFGEGDNDYLDGGNGNDTLNGGSGQDHMRGGADNDTYYVDNSGDLVVEFAEQGIDDTVYSSITYTLPAHVENLLLRGTARINGTGNELANNISGNSATNFLFGLDGNDWLFGGGDNDYLDGGNGHDILDGGSGQDEMRGGAGYDTYFVDNSGDLVVEFARPELDTVYSSITYTLPAHVEKLLLTGTARLNGTGNELANEISGNSANNFIYGRAGDDGLFGAGGDDVLFGEQGRDGLEGGSGQDTLFGGQDDDYLIGGDGDDRLYGGNFTLAPDSDTGDDFLDGGNGNDSLLGGQGNDVLIGGNGNDSLTGGTGEDQFRFRPFTDFRASELGIDTITDFSRSEGDKIGLAKGTFTALRSVSGIGFSVSGEFAHVTSDAAAALSGAFIVYNSSNGKLFYNPNGSGSGFATALDAGGHFATLTGNPSLIASDFSLIA; from the coding sequence ATGCCTAACTACTGGTATGGAACTCCCGGCTCGGACTATAAAGTTGGTCAAGATCCTCAAAACATCATTTTTATTAGCATTAATGATGGCATAGATATTTTCTACGGCTACGAAGGGGATGATACCCTGTTTGGACGTAATGGTGATGACTTCCTTTATGGAGGCGATGATGATGATCTACTTTTTGGAGAAGGAGACAACGACTATTTAGATGGGGGTAATGGAAACGATACTCTTAATGGTGGTTCAGGACAAGATCATATGAGGGGAGGTGCAGACAACGACACTTATTATGTTGACAATAGTGGTGATTTGGTCGTTGAATTTGCCGAACAAGGAATTGATGATACAGTCTATTCTTCGATTACCTATACCTTACCTGCTCATGTGGAAAATTTATTGCTACGTGGGACAGCGCGAATTAATGGAACTGGCAATGAGTTGGCAAATAACATTAGCGGAAACTCAGCTACCAACTTTCTTTTTGGACTCGATGGAAATGATTGGCTATTTGGAGGAGGAGATAACGATTACCTAGATGGGGGTAATGGACACGATATTCTTGATGGTGGTTCAGGACAAGATGAAATGAGGGGGGGTGCAGGCTACGACACTTATTTTGTTGACAATAGTGGTGATTTGGTCGTTGAATTTGCTAGACCAGAACTTGATACAGTCTATTCTTCGATTACCTATACCTTACCTGCTCATGTGGAAAAATTACTCCTAACTGGGACAGCGCGACTAAATGGAACTGGCAATGAGTTGGCGAATGAGATTAGCGGAAACTCAGCTAACAATTTTATTTATGGTCGTGCTGGAGACGATGGATTATTCGGAGCGGGTGGAGATGATGTTCTCTTTGGCGAACAAGGTAGAGATGGTCTTGAGGGAGGTTCTGGTCAAGATACTCTCTTTGGGGGTCAAGACGATGACTACCTTATTGGAGGCGACGGTGATGATAGATTGTATGGCGGCAATTTCACACTCGCTCCTGACTCAGATACGGGCGACGATTTTTTAGATGGTGGTAACGGAAATGATTCTCTCCTGGGTGGTCAAGGTAATGATGTCCTCATCGGAGGCAACGGCAATGACAGCTTGACAGGAGGGACGGGGGAAGATCAGTTTAGGTTTCGTCCTTTCACTGATTTCCGAGCTTCAGAACTAGGAATAGATACTATTACTGATTTTAGCCGGAGCGAAGGAGATAAGATTGGCCTAGCCAAAGGAACCTTTACTGCCTTAAGAAGTGTTTCGGGTATAGGCTTTAGCGTATCGGGTGAATTTGCACATGTCACCAGCGATGCTGCTGCTGCACTGAGCGGCGCCTTTATCGTTTACAATTCCTCTAACGGTAAACTTTTTTACAATCCCAACGGTAGTGGCTCTGGGTTTGCAACAGCACTTGATGCAGGTGGACATTTTGCAACCCTGACAGGCAACCCTTCTCTGATTGCTTCTGATTTCTCCCTCATCGCTTAG
- a CDS encoding folate/biopterin family MFS transporter, translating into MLIDSSGLSKVKDSIKTKIFLGHEPNAELIAILSVYFVQGILGLARLAVSFFLKDELHLSPTQVAALLGLVILPWVIKPVYGFISDGVPIFGYRRRPYLVISGILGTIAWSSLATIVHSSWGAGVAIALSGFSVAVSDVIVDSLVVERARDESQADAGSLQSLCWGASAVGGLITAYFGGLLLEHFTTRTVLLITASFPLLVSAAAWLIAESPINRDSQDTNHDRLSTIKHQVGQLRQAFTQKSIWLPTAFIFIWQATPQSESPFFFFITNELHFQPEFLGRVNLVTSIASIFGVWIFQRFLKSVPFRAIFGWSTVLSATLGMTSLLLVTHANRALGIDDQWFSLGDSLILTVMGKIAFMPVLVLAVKLCPPGVEATFFAFLMSIFNLAGIVSHQSGAVITYWLGITENNFDLLWLLVTINNLTTLLPLPFLHWLPDSETSALVQNEEQILLPDLIPEIDTSRPQVSSN; encoded by the coding sequence ATGCTAATTGACTCCTCTGGATTGTCCAAAGTAAAAGACTCAATAAAAACCAAAATTTTCTTAGGACATGAACCAAATGCCGAGCTAATTGCCATTCTTAGCGTCTACTTCGTGCAAGGAATTCTAGGTTTAGCGCGCCTTGCTGTCAGCTTTTTCCTCAAAGATGAACTGCATCTTAGCCCGACACAAGTAGCTGCGCTGTTGGGATTAGTTATCCTCCCGTGGGTGATCAAGCCAGTGTATGGCTTCATCTCCGATGGCGTGCCGATATTTGGCTATCGCAGGCGTCCATATTTAGTGATATCGGGTATTTTGGGAACTATTGCTTGGTCAAGTTTGGCAACCATAGTTCATAGTAGCTGGGGAGCAGGTGTAGCGATCGCTCTGAGTGGTTTCTCTGTCGCCGTCAGTGACGTCATAGTTGACTCACTGGTTGTAGAAAGGGCCAGAGATGAATCACAAGCAGATGCAGGTTCCTTACAATCCTTATGCTGGGGTGCTTCTGCCGTTGGCGGGTTAATCACAGCTTACTTTGGTGGTTTGCTATTAGAGCATTTCACCACCCGTACAGTACTGTTGATTACCGCCTCATTTCCCCTTTTAGTATCAGCAGCCGCTTGGTTAATTGCCGAATCCCCAATAAATCGCGATAGCCAAGACACAAATCACGATAGATTATCTACAATTAAGCATCAAGTCGGACAGCTACGCCAAGCATTCACTCAAAAATCCATCTGGCTACCCACAGCATTTATTTTCATTTGGCAAGCAACGCCGCAATCAGAATCGCCCTTCTTTTTCTTCATTACAAACGAACTGCATTTTCAACCAGAATTTTTAGGGCGAGTGAACTTAGTTACAAGTATTGCTTCCATATTCGGAGTTTGGATTTTTCAGCGTTTTCTCAAAAGCGTTCCTTTCCGCGCCATCTTTGGTTGGAGTACAGTGCTGTCAGCAACTTTAGGAATGACAAGTCTGCTTTTGGTGACTCACGCTAACCGTGCCTTGGGTATAGATGATCAATGGTTTAGTTTGGGTGATAGTCTCATTCTCACTGTGATGGGAAAAATTGCTTTCATGCCAGTCTTAGTGTTAGCAGTGAAACTTTGTCCCCCAGGAGTAGAAGCGACATTTTTTGCTTTCTTGATGTCAATATTTAACCTAGCAGGCATAGTGTCTCATCAATCAGGAGCCGTCATCACTTATTGGTTAGGGATTACGGAAAATAACTTTGATTTACTTTGGTTATTAGTGACAATTAATAACCTCACTACACTATTACCATTACCATTTCTCCACTGGCTACCAGATAGCGAAACATCTGCATTAGTTCAGAATGAAGAACAAATATTGTTACCTGATTTGATTCCCGAAATTGACACTAGCAGACCCCAAGTTAGTAGCAATTAA
- a CDS encoding peptidylprolyl isomerase has product MRLKFPQFLVALLIVGALMLGGCSTPKDTSSASSPTSTATSTATQTSSTTTTEATTVSETTSESIPGMKDLPRLEGKATVVVTVKGSPITIEVDGTNAPITAGNFVDLVQKGVYDGLVFHRVVREPQPFVVQGGDPQGKDPKFPANRLGTGGYIDSKTGNERTIPLEIKPTGAKEPVYGKTITETPVLTHKLGAVAMARSQQPNSASSQFYFALADLGFLDGNYAVFGKVTQGFDVVNKIQQGDRIDSAKVTQGAENLKVPG; this is encoded by the coding sequence ATGCGGTTAAAATTTCCACAATTTTTGGTTGCTCTTTTGATTGTTGGTGCTTTGATGTTGGGGGGATGTTCAACACCGAAGGATACTTCGTCAGCTTCGTCTCCAACCTCGACAGCTACTTCCACAGCAACTCAGACGAGTAGCACGACAACCACTGAAGCAACAACTGTGTCAGAAACTACTAGTGAGAGTATTCCTGGAATGAAAGATTTACCACGGCTTGAAGGTAAGGCTACTGTGGTAGTCACGGTTAAAGGCTCGCCGATTACTATTGAAGTAGACGGCACTAATGCCCCAATTACAGCCGGTAATTTCGTAGATTTAGTCCAAAAAGGCGTTTATGATGGGTTAGTTTTCCATCGAGTTGTGCGGGAACCCCAACCCTTTGTGGTTCAGGGGGGCGATCCACAAGGTAAAGATCCAAAATTCCCCGCCAATAGACTAGGAACAGGCGGTTACATTGATTCAAAAACAGGGAATGAGCGCACTATACCCTTAGAAATTAAACCAACAGGTGCAAAAGAACCAGTTTATGGTAAGACAATTACAGAAACACCTGTTTTGACGCATAAACTTGGCGCGGTGGCTATGGCGCGATCGCAACAACCAAACTCAGCATCTTCCCAATTTTATTTTGCCTTAGCCGATCTAGGCTTTTTAGATGGTAACTATGCGGTATTTGGGAAAGTTACTCAAGGCTTCGATGTGGTCAACAAGATTCAACAAGGCGATCGCATTGATTCTGCTAAAGTTACCCAAGGTGCAGAAAACTTGAAAGTTCCGGGTTAA
- a CDS encoding Glu/Leu/Phe/Val family dehydrogenase has product MVSMSTLAQETPSPAYICPFDQACSYLEAAAKELKLDQGILEILSHPRKVVTVSIPVKLDNGEVRVLAGHRVQHSDVLGPYKGGIRYHPAVTLREVSALAMLMTWKCALLGIPYGGAKGGIAIDPKRYSISELERITRRYTSELIKDIGPAVDIPAPDMGTSAREMAWMMDTYSVNVGHAVPGVVTGKPLAIGGSRGREMATGRGVMIIVREALATQGKSLAGVRVAIQGFGNVGSAAAELLHQKGAKIIAVSTGAGGIFSPDGLDIPALKAYAAANHRSIFGFPQGTSISNADLLTLPCDVLIPAALENQITQENANQIQAQIIAEAANGPVTLEANLLLEARGVTVLPDILANAGGVVVSYLEWVQGLSYLFWDEERVNREMEHLMVQAYHQVIAQSQQRQIPLRLAAYSLGVGRVAQALSVRGLYP; this is encoded by the coding sequence ATGGTTTCAATGTCAACGCTAGCTCAAGAAACTCCCTCTCCAGCTTACATTTGCCCATTTGACCAAGCTTGTAGCTATCTAGAAGCAGCAGCTAAAGAATTAAAATTAGACCAAGGAATTTTAGAAATTCTCAGTCATCCGCGTAAGGTCGTCACAGTTTCTATCCCAGTCAAGCTAGATAATGGGGAAGTGCGGGTGTTGGCTGGACACAGAGTACAGCATTCTGATGTTTTAGGCCCTTACAAAGGTGGAATACGTTACCATCCAGCGGTGACGCTGCGGGAGGTGTCAGCTTTAGCCATGTTAATGACATGGAAATGTGCGTTGTTGGGTATCCCCTATGGTGGTGCGAAAGGGGGTATTGCTATTGATCCTAAGCGCTACAGCATCAGCGAATTAGAGCGGATTACCAGACGTTACACCAGCGAGTTGATTAAAGATATCGGCCCAGCGGTAGATATTCCCGCACCAGATATGGGTACTTCAGCCCGTGAGATGGCGTGGATGATGGACACTTATTCTGTGAATGTTGGTCATGCTGTCCCAGGAGTTGTGACTGGTAAACCGCTGGCGATTGGTGGTTCACGGGGACGGGAAATGGCTACAGGACGCGGTGTAATGATTATTGTCCGTGAAGCTTTAGCGACCCAAGGTAAATCCCTTGCGGGGGTGAGAGTTGCAATCCAGGGCTTCGGTAATGTCGGTAGTGCAGCAGCAGAATTGTTACACCAAAAGGGAGCGAAAATTATTGCTGTCTCCACGGGTGCGGGAGGAATATTTTCCCCAGATGGTCTGGATATTCCCGCTCTGAAAGCCTACGCTGCTGCAAATCACAGGAGTATTTTCGGTTTTCCCCAAGGAACATCTATTAGTAACGCAGATTTACTTACCTTACCCTGTGATGTCTTGATTCCAGCCGCTTTAGAGAACCAGATTACACAAGAAAACGCAAATCAGATCCAAGCGCAGATTATCGCCGAAGCTGCGAATGGCCCAGTTACACTTGAGGCTAATCTGTTACTAGAAGCGCGGGGTGTGACGGTGCTACCAGATATTTTGGCAAATGCTGGTGGTGTGGTGGTGAGTTATTTGGAGTGGGTACAGGGACTTTCTTATTTATTTTGGGATGAGGAACGAGTGAATAGGGAGATGGAACATTTGATGGTGCAAGCTTATCATCAGGTGATTGCACAATCACAACAGCGACAAATTCCTCTGAGGTTAGCGGCTTATAGCTTGGGTGTGGGGAGAGTGGCGCAAGCGTTGAGTGTTAGAGGTTTGTATCCTTAA
- a CDS encoding sigma-70 family RNA polymerase sigma factor, which produces MQSEPVAKSLTTLLIDAEHRELISKIARKYTRGSAVSSEDAAQTAMMKVYEAVKIGKFHHGGVAEFQRWATVVARYEIINFVKKECLRYHHSLDATIVGTDLSWVETIPDESDLWDNVTRADLMIRAKQAIIDLDSRYGDRGYLQLWQLMVAGKTQTQQASALGISQGEVSKRWKELVGRVAMELGLLEPEAVKQAQQNTQLKHTRKRSKAIW; this is translated from the coding sequence ATGCAGTCAGAACCAGTAGCCAAATCACTTACAACTCTACTAATTGATGCCGAGCATCGTGAGCTAATTAGCAAGATTGCTCGCAAGTATACCAGAGGAAGTGCGGTATCTAGCGAGGATGCAGCACAAACTGCCATGATGAAAGTTTATGAAGCTGTGAAAATTGGGAAGTTTCATCACGGGGGAGTTGCAGAGTTTCAGCGTTGGGCTACGGTGGTAGCACGATATGAAATTATTAACTTTGTCAAAAAAGAATGTTTGCGTTATCATCACAGCCTAGATGCAACGATTGTTGGCACGGATTTATCTTGGGTAGAAACAATTCCTGATGAATCTGACTTGTGGGATAATGTCACCCGTGCAGATTTAATGATCAGGGCAAAACAAGCCATTATTGATCTAGATTCGCGTTATGGCGATCGCGGTTATCTGCAATTATGGCAACTAATGGTTGCAGGTAAAACCCAAACCCAACAAGCATCTGCATTGGGAATTAGTCAAGGGGAAGTTTCCAAGCGTTGGAAGGAATTAGTCGGACGTGTTGCGATGGAATTAGGGCTACTGGAACCTGAAGCTGTTAAACAAGCACAACAAAATACTCAACTCAAACATACTCGTAAACGTTCAAAAGCTATATGGTAA
- a CDS encoding response regulator transcription factor produces MTHILLVEDEVKLARFVELELNYEGYQVSIAYDGLTALTAARELHPDLVILDWMLPGLSGLEICRRLRSTGDKVPIILLTAKDEVSDRVAGLDAGADDYVVKPFSVEELLARVRAHLRRNQEADAADILEFEDLSLNRRTREVFRGQRLIELTAKEFDLLDYLLAHPRQVITRDRILEEVWGYDFMGDSNIIEVYIRYLRLKLEANKEKRLLQTVRGVGYVLRD; encoded by the coding sequence ATGACGCACATCTTACTGGTTGAAGATGAAGTCAAACTGGCACGATTCGTAGAATTGGAACTGAATTACGAAGGTTATCAAGTTAGCATCGCCTACGACGGCTTAACTGCACTCACCGCAGCGCGGGAGTTACACCCAGATTTAGTAATTTTAGATTGGATGTTGCCTGGTTTATCAGGATTGGAAATTTGCCGTCGCCTGCGAAGTACTGGTGACAAAGTGCCCATAATTTTATTAACCGCCAAAGATGAAGTGAGCGATCGCGTCGCGGGCTTAGATGCTGGCGCTGATGATTATGTAGTTAAACCCTTCAGCGTCGAAGAACTATTAGCTAGAGTCCGCGCTCACTTACGAAGAAACCAGGAAGCAGACGCCGCAGACATTTTAGAATTTGAAGACTTGAGTTTAAATCGGCGCACACGGGAAGTATTTCGGGGTCAGCGGTTAATTGAGTTAACTGCTAAAGAATTTGATCTACTCGATTACTTACTCGCCCATCCACGACAGGTAATTACACGCGATCGCATTTTAGAAGAAGTCTGGGGTTACGACTTCATGGGCGATTCCAACATTATTGAAGTATACATTCGCTATTTGCGTCTCAAGCTCGAAGCCAACAAAGAAAAGCGCCTACTGCAAACTGTACGCGGTGTCGGCTACGTTCTACGGGATTAA
- a CDS encoding beta-ketoacyl-ACP synthase: MVKIFVTGIGLVSCLGDNLEDSWQRLLAGKSGIQLHQPFPELPPLPLGLIAQRPTELTSLTHLVVAAALKDAGLVSPLPDCAVVLGSSRSHQASWEIFARQMYGSDFPFYREEMRLENWLDTLPHMNAIAAARQIGATGIVLAPMAACATGIWAIAQAVMLMQTGQCERVLVGAVEAPITPLTLTGFQQMGALAKTGAYPFDARREGLVLGEGAAVFVLESAELATKRQAKVYGEILGFGLTNDAYHGNALEPGGKSAIAAIKQCLERSHLQPADIDYIHAHGTATQLNDRIESMIIQYLFPEKVPVSSTKGATGHTIGASGALGVAFALMALQHQILPPCVGCQQPEFDLDLAIAPRRTQVKRVLCFSFGFGGQNTVMALGNGTLNRA; encoded by the coding sequence TTGGTAAAAATTTTTGTCACTGGCATCGGTTTAGTTTCCTGTTTAGGGGACAATTTAGAGGATAGTTGGCAACGACTGCTGGCGGGTAAATCAGGAATTCAATTACATCAACCGTTTCCAGAACTCCCACCACTTCCTTTAGGTTTGATTGCTCAACGACCAACCGAGTTAACAAGTCTGACTCATTTGGTTGTTGCTGCTGCGTTAAAAGATGCTGGTTTAGTCTCACCTTTACCTGATTGCGCTGTAGTTTTGGGATCGAGTCGCTCTCATCAAGCATCCTGGGAAATCTTCGCAAGACAAATGTATGGGAGCGATTTTCCTTTCTATCGGGAGGAGATGAGGCTAGAAAATTGGTTAGATACCTTACCGCATATGAATGCGATCGCCGCTGCGAGACAAATCGGGGCGACAGGAATCGTTTTAGCGCCAATGGCGGCTTGTGCTACAGGAATCTGGGCGATCGCCCAAGCGGTGATGCTGATGCAAACTGGACAATGTGAGCGAGTCCTTGTTGGCGCTGTGGAAGCACCAATCACACCATTGACTTTGACAGGGTTTCAGCAGATGGGCGCTTTGGCGAAAACTGGCGCCTATCCCTTTGATGCGCGTCGGGAAGGTTTAGTTTTGGGTGAAGGTGCGGCTGTGTTTGTCCTAGAATCAGCAGAGTTAGCAACCAAGCGTCAAGCAAAAGTTTACGGTGAAATTCTCGGTTTTGGCTTGACAAATGATGCTTATCATGGTAATGCTTTAGAGCCAGGAGGTAAAAGTGCGATCGCTGCCATCAAACAATGTTTAGAACGTAGCCACCTACAACCTGCTGATATTGATTACATTCATGCACACGGCACCGCCACACAATTAAATGACCGTATAGAAAGCATGATTATTCAGTATTTGTTTCCCGAAAAAGTCCCAGTTAGTTCAACCAAAGGAGCCACCGGTCACACCATAGGCGCATCAGGAGCCTTGGGTGTAGCTTTTGCACTCATGGCCTTGCAGCATCAGATATTACCACCATGTGTAGGCTGCCAGCAACCAGAATTTGATTTAGATTTAGCGATCGCTCCACGGCGAACCCAAGTTAAGCGGGTGCTGTGCTTCAGCTTCGGCTTTGGTGGACAGAATACAGTCATGGCTTTGGGAAATGGGACATTAAATCGAGCGTGA
- the arsM gene encoding arsenosugar biosynthesis arsenite methyltransferase ArsM codes for MTYLETAAQFYHDVAQTPQIGLCCVQSTLLQLPGLKIPLPMQEMNYGCGTTVHPAELANQPTVLYVGVGGGLEALQFAYFSRRPGAVIAIEPVAAMREAATRNLEIAAQENSWFDTSFVKICEGDAFSLPIADASVDVVAQNCLFNIFEPEDLTRALKEAFRALKLGGRLQMSDPIATRSIPPHLQQDERLRAMCLSGALTYEEYIQLIINAGFGQVEIRARRPYRLLDTATYNLDTNLLLESLDSVSFKVAIPEDGACVFTGKTAIYAGTETFFDDRAGHILQPGIPAAVCDKTAAKLAASMPNEIIITDSTWNYDGGGCC; via the coding sequence ATGACTTACTTAGAGACAGCGGCGCAATTCTACCACGACGTAGCACAAACACCCCAAATAGGGCTATGTTGCGTGCAAAGCACACTCCTGCAACTACCAGGGCTAAAAATTCCTCTACCAATGCAAGAAATGAACTATGGTTGCGGTACTACAGTTCATCCCGCCGAATTAGCCAACCAACCCACCGTTTTGTATGTTGGCGTTGGTGGTGGTTTAGAAGCTTTACAATTCGCTTATTTTTCTCGCCGTCCAGGTGCAGTCATTGCTATTGAACCAGTCGCAGCTATGCGAGAAGCCGCTACACGTAACTTAGAAATTGCGGCTCAAGAAAATTCCTGGTTTGATACCAGTTTTGTGAAAATCTGCGAGGGTGATGCTTTTAGCTTACCCATTGCCGATGCTTCCGTGGATGTCGTTGCTCAAAATTGCCTCTTCAACATCTTTGAACCAGAAGATTTAACCCGCGCTTTAAAAGAAGCATTTCGTGCCTTAAAATTAGGTGGACGCTTGCAGATGAGTGATCCTATTGCTACTCGTTCGATTCCACCACATTTACAACAAGATGAGAGACTACGCGCCATGTGTTTATCAGGCGCTCTCACCTACGAAGAATATATTCAACTAATCATTAATGCTGGCTTTGGTCAAGTTGAAATTCGTGCTCGCCGCCCCTATCGTCTATTAGATACTGCAACATACAACCTCGATACAAATTTACTGCTAGAAAGCCTTGATTCTGTTTCTTTTAAAGTAGCGATTCCTGAAGATGGCGCTTGTGTTTTTACTGGAAAAACAGCAATTTATGCTGGTACAGAAACGTTTTTTGATGATCGTGCTGGACACATATTACAGCCTGGTATTCCTGCTGCAGTCTGTGACAAAACTGCTGCCAAACTTGCAGCTTCGATGCCAAATGAAATTATCATTACTGATTCAACCTGGAATTATGATGGCGGTGGTTGCTGTTAA
- a CDS encoding Mo-dependent nitrogenase C-terminal domain-containing protein produces MTTLMPIRLHNNLLHPVREWLEGIEIHNRKLAHFLCKAIPAQCPFERDIQLFGRKLFHIPPMCKLNPLYEQVVSLRFRALCFLADQCGEDVTVYC; encoded by the coding sequence ATGACAACCTTAATGCCAATCCGGTTACACAACAACCTACTCCATCCAGTCCGCGAATGGTTAGAAGGAATAGAAATTCATAACCGCAAACTAGCTCATTTCTTGTGCAAAGCCATCCCCGCTCAATGTCCATTTGAGCGCGACATTCAATTATTTGGTCGCAAACTGTTTCATATTCCACCGATGTGTAAGTTAAATCCTCTCTACGAACAAGTAGTGAGTCTGCGGTTTAGAGCACTCTGTTTTCTTGCTGATCAATGCGGTGAAGATGTCACAGTTTATTGCTGA
- a CDS encoding carotenoid oxygenase family protein, whose protein sequence is MQSYQIPEITATQKSYSRADWQRGYESLPQEFDYSIDDIEGKIPAELRGTLFRNGPGLLDINGQRIHHPFDGDGMISKITFADGRAHFRNRFVRTSGYIEEQKAGKILYRGVFGTQKPGGWLANIFDFKLKNIANTNVIYWGNKLLALWEATEPHRLDPVTLETLGKEYFNGVLSVGEAFSAHPRLDPSCHQDDGSPCLVNFSIKPGISTTITIFELNPAGEIVRKHAHSVPGFCFIHDFVITPNYCIFFQNPVIFNPIPFALGLRSAGECIKFQPKQPTRIIVIPRSSQTEKTPVQILETQSGFVFHHANAFEKNGDIFIDSICYESLPEVAPESDFRQVDFEAIAPGQLWRFHLHLQNQTVTRELIESRCCEFPSIHPENVGRPYRYAYIGAAHAESGNAPLQAILKIDLESGERQLWSGAPRGFVGEPVFVPRPDAKQEDDGWVLALVYDAAHHRTDVAILDASDFTKGAIARLHLKHHIPYGLHGSFTTQLFTPT, encoded by the coding sequence ATGCAAAGTTATCAGATTCCCGAAATCACGGCTACACAAAAATCCTACAGTCGCGCTGACTGGCAAAGAGGATATGAATCTCTACCCCAAGAATTTGATTATTCAATTGATGATATCGAGGGGAAAATTCCTGCTGAACTCCGAGGTACACTATTCAGAAACGGCCCCGGTTTATTAGATATTAATGGACAACGTATTCATCATCCCTTTGATGGTGATGGCATGATTAGCAAAATTACCTTTGCTGATGGTCGTGCTCATTTTCGTAACCGTTTTGTCCGCACTAGTGGTTATATCGAAGAACAAAAAGCCGGAAAAATTTTGTATCGGGGAGTATTTGGTACACAAAAACCCGGTGGTTGGTTAGCTAATATTTTTGATTTCAAACTCAAAAATATTGCCAATACTAACGTTATTTATTGGGGTAATAAACTCTTGGCATTGTGGGAAGCTACAGAACCACATCGCCTTGATCCTGTAACATTAGAAACCCTAGGAAAAGAATATTTCAATGGCGTGTTATCAGTAGGTGAAGCTTTTAGTGCCCATCCTCGTTTAGACCCCAGTTGTCACCAAGATGACGGCTCGCCTTGTTTAGTCAACTTCTCAATTAAGCCGGGAATTTCCACCACAATTACAATTTTTGAACTAAACCCAGCGGGTGAAATTGTGAGGAAACATGCTCATAGTGTTCCAGGCTTCTGTTTTATTCACGATTTTGTTATTACACCCAACTACTGCATATTTTTTCAAAATCCTGTGATTTTCAATCCCATACCTTTCGCTTTGGGACTGCGGAGCGCAGGAGAATGTATCAAATTTCAACCAAAGCAACCAACGCGCATTATAGTTATTCCTCGGAGTTCCCAAACTGAGAAAACACCAGTTCAAATTTTAGAAACGCAGTCAGGTTTTGTCTTTCACCATGCAAATGCTTTTGAGAAAAATGGTGACATTTTTATTGATTCAATTTGCTATGAATCTTTACCAGAAGTAGCACCAGAAAGCGATTTTCGACAAGTTGATTTTGAAGCGATCGCACCGGGTCAACTTTGGCGCTTTCATCTCCATCTGCAAAACCAAACAGTGACGCGGGAGTTAATTGAAAGTCGCTGTTGTGAATTCCCCAGCATCCATCCAGAAAACGTCGGGCGTCCCTATCGTTATGCATATATCGGCGCAGCTCACGCAGAAAGCGGTAATGCTCCCTTACAAGCAATTCTCAAAATTGATTTAGAGTCTGGGGAAAGACAGCTTTGGAGTGGAGCACCCCGTGGTTTCGTTGGCGAACCAGTTTTCGTTCCTCGTCCCGACGCCAAACAAGAAGATGACGGATGGGTGCTAGCTTTGGTTTATGATGCAGCCCATCACCGCACAGATGTGGCGATTTTAGACGCCAGTGACTTTACCAAAGGTGCAATTGCAAGGTTGCATCTCAAACATCATATTCCTTACGGTTTACATGGTAGTTTCACTACTCAACTGTTTACCCCCACTTGA